The sequence CCGGCATAACCTTGGTTGAGCAGATATTCGGCAAATAGCTGGCCATTTAGCGGTGCCATATGGCTTAGGTTACGGCCATCGGTTAAATTACGCCCTTCGGTAAAGGCAAGGTGTCCTCCGACAAGCCAGCGGCTATTGACCAGATAGCTCAGATCAAATTCAGCACCATAAATTTCAGCGTCGATATTGACGTAGATATTGTTAATGCCAGTGGTATCAGTAACGCCATCTACCATAACAGGCCGAGCATTAGCAGAATCTTGGTTTTTAGCTTGGTCGCGCAAAATATAATCGCTGACGCGGTCGTAATAGACATTCACTGACCAATTTAACGCGCTACTGGTGTGACTTAAACCTAAATCCACTTGTGCATGACGCTCAGGATTCAAATCCGGATTCCCCGTCCAGTCGGCACGTGCCATAAAACGTTCAGTTTCATCGGCGGTGCGGGTGGTCAGACTCAAACCACCAAACCAAGCGAGCGTTGAGCTTAGGGTTTGTTCATAGCGAACCAGGCCATTCCAATTGGTTTCTTCTATTTTGGTGTTGCTGGAGTAGTTTTGATAGGCGGCATTATATAGGTTTACAGGTTCTCTAGTTGATCCAGCAACAGCCTCATTATTATCCGGTGCAGTGTTGGCATCGCGGGCATTGGCTTGAACGCGATCCACACGCACACCATAAATTAAGTTTTGTGTGCTGGATAATGCGGTATTCGCTTCAATAAATAGGCTGTTTTGCTCGGTGGAAGTGTTAGGCCACATCAGAAATTGAGATTGATTATCTACTCTATTAAATAACGTCGCTTGTTTTTCAATCGTTTGCAACAATACCCCATAATCAACAGAGGTCTGACCAAGATTCGAGGTTAAGCGGAGTTTGCCACCTTGGGTCGTCACTTCGCTGGGGACTTCCATTCGCATACCACTGTTCGGGCGTAAGCTAAAATTATTCATTACATGATCGACTTCAGAGCGATAGACTGAGATCTCAATGCTGTTTACCAGGCCTGCTAGTTCGTCCGCCTCATAACTTAACCGCGTCATGGTGCCATCAGACTTGGGTGAATCCATCCCCGCACCTTGAAACAATGCGTCGGCAGTATTGGCGATTTCATGGGATAGCTTAATGTGTTGATTAGCGGTGGGATTCCAACCTAAATCGATATGCCCTTGAGTGGTGCGATAACTGGAACGCACTTCGTCGCCATTACCATCGCGGTAGTTTTCGGCATCCTTATAACTGCCTTGTAACCGAATATACACTTGATCGTTACCGGCGGTGACCTCGGCACCATAGTTTTCGCGTACACCATTGCTGGCTGTACCGATAAACGCCTCACCCATAATAGATTGACCTGGCGCAAATTCCGGACGGTCACGATGCAAAATGACTGTACCACCCGTACCACCGACGCCATATTGCAATGATTTAATCCCTTTGATAATTTCGATGCGATCAAAGCTACTCAGTTCAGTGTAGGCCGTCGGTGGGTCCATGCGATTGGGGCAACCCCCTTCGATTTTGCCGCCATCGATTAATACATTCACCGCTGATTGTCCTTGGCCGCGAATAATCATATCAAGACCATGACCACCTAAGCGTTGACCATCGACACCTGAAAAGTTGCGCAATAGCGCACCTGATTCACTATTGCCCTGGCGGTTGAGCAGTTCGTTAAGCTCGGGTGTGCTATCTAGCTGACCAGACACGGCAATAGCCGGTAGGGTGGGCGTGTCAGTATTATTGGCCTGCGCAAAGACAGGCGTGGCTAATAAACTGCTAATGGTCAGGTGTAGTAAAGTTGGACGCATGATGTCATCTAGCCTCAATTTGATTGAAATTGCGCATTAGTTTAGACAGATTTTTACACCAGAGTATTGAGAGAGTATTGAGATGTTGGGCAGGTGTTTAGAAGCGATTGATTCTTGCAGTTGCGTTGGAGTTGTTATAATGGCGTTTTGTTCGGATAGAAATGTAATGGCGCTGCTAGAAGATGTACTCAAAAATGTGTTGACCGTGCCGGTTTATGATGTAGCGGAGGAAACGCCGTTGGAATTGGCGCCGTTGTTATCGCAAAAATTACTCAACCAGGTGTGGTTAAAGCGCGAAGATTTGCAGCCGGTGTTTTCGTTCAAGTTGCGCGGTGCCTATGCCAAAATGGTCAAACTTACGCCCGCACAACAGGCGGCTGGGGTCATTGCTGCGTCGGCGGGTAATCATGCGCAGGGCGTGGCCTTGTCAGCCAAAAAAATGGGTATTAAAGCCATTATCGTGATGCCGCAAACAACGCCTCCGATCAAAGTGAACGCCGTAAAACGCTTGGGGGCTGAAGTCGTTTTGCATGGTGAAGCCTTTGATGAGGCGGCGGTTTACGCTAAACAATTAATGCGCGAGCAGGGCTTAACCTTTATTCACCCTTATGATGATGAAGATGTCATTGCCGGACAGGGCACGATTGCACTAGAAATATTACGCCAACATCCCAAGCCTTTTGATGTGGTGTTTGTGTGTGTTGGTGGCGGCGGTTTGATTGCTGGTATTGCTGCGGTGCTAAAACAAATTTGGCCCAAAACGCGTATTGTTGGGGTGGAAGCTGAAGATGCCGCTTCGATGACCCAAGCCTTAGCCGCAAAAGAGCGGGTGGTATTACCGCAAGTTGGTTTATTTGCCGATGGCGCGGCGGTCGCCCAAGTCGGCGAAAAACCGTTTGAAATCGCCCTGGCCTGTGTGGATGAAATGATTACGGTGTCAACAGACGAAATTTGTGCGGCTATTAAGGATGTGTTTGAAGATACGCGGGCTATTTCTGAACCAGCGGGTGCGCTAGCCGTAGCGGGTTTGAAAAAATTTGTCCAACAACGCGGTGTGTCTAATTTGAGTTTGGGCGCAATTGTCAGTGGCGCGAATATGAACTTTGACCGCTTGCATCATATTGCGGAGCGTACCGAGCTAGGTGAAAAACGTGAAGCAATTTTTGCGGTCAAAATTAAAGAACAGCCGGGCAGTTTTAAACGTTTTTGTGAAGATTTAGGGCCGC comes from Thiomicrospira aerophila AL3 and encodes:
- the ilvA gene encoding threonine ammonia-lyase, biosynthetic → MALLEDVLKNVLTVPVYDVAEETPLELAPLLSQKLLNQVWLKREDLQPVFSFKLRGAYAKMVKLTPAQQAAGVIAASAGNHAQGVALSAKKMGIKAIIVMPQTTPPIKVNAVKRLGAEVVLHGEAFDEAAVYAKQLMREQGLTFIHPYDDEDVIAGQGTIALEILRQHPKPFDVVFVCVGGGGLIAGIAAVLKQIWPKTRIVGVEAEDAASMTQALAAKERVVLPQVGLFADGAAVAQVGEKPFEIALACVDEMITVSTDEICAAIKDVFEDTRAISEPAGALAVAGLKKFVQQRGVSNLSLGAIVSGANMNFDRLHHIAERTELGEKREAIFAVKIKEQPGSFKRFCEDLGPQRVITEFNYRYADDQEALVFVGVRTSGGYAEQQQLVGHLRELGYEVEDMSDNELAKLHLRHLVGGRVPGLADEKVYRFEFPERPGALLNFLSHMSVEWNISLFHYRNHSDAFGRVLVGVQVPDQHHADFEAYLDCLKYPYVSEQDNPGYKLFLSSK
- a CDS encoding TonB-dependent receptor domain-containing protein; its protein translation is MRPTLLHLTISSLLATPVFAQANNTDTPTLPAIAVSGQLDSTPELNELLNRQGNSESGALLRNFSGVDGQRLGGHGLDMIIRGQGQSAVNVLIDGGKIEGGCPNRMDPPTAYTELSSFDRIEIIKGIKSLQYGVGGTGGTVILHRDRPEFAPGQSIMGEAFIGTASNGVRENYGAEVTAGNDQVYIRLQGSYKDAENYRDGNGDEVRSSYRTTQGHIDLGWNPTANQHIKLSHEIANTADALFQGAGMDSPKSDGTMTRLSYEADELAGLVNSIEISVYRSEVDHVMNNFSLRPNSGMRMEVPSEVTTQGGKLRLTSNLGQTSVDYGVLLQTIEKQATLFNRVDNQSQFLMWPNTSTEQNSLFIEANTALSSTQNLIYGVRVDRVQANARDANTAPDNNEAVAGSTREPVNLYNAAYQNYSSNTKIEETNWNGLVRYEQTLSSTLAWFGGLSLTTRTADETERFMARADWTGNPDLNPERHAQVDLGLSHTSSALNWSVNVYYDRVSDYILRDQAKNQDSANARPVMVDGVTDTTGINNIYVNIDAEIYGAEFDLSYLVNSRWLVGGHLAFTEGRNLTDGRNLSHMAPLNGQLFAEYLLNQGYAGLRANFATQQSQVNTDFNERETPAWSTLDFYAGYQINATFSLQAGVDNLFDKAYFNHINRNDPTTGATLDKINEPGRSVWAKLNARF